From the genome of Thiobacter sp. AK1, one region includes:
- a CDS encoding phosphate/phosphite/phosphonate ABC transporter substrate-binding protein — MTVRTRLIGFILFLLGLPAWAADYYILGVQDYVRSPIIVVREYQGLAHYLGRRLGKPVRVEAVKTYDEYMKKAAAGRYDFMYAPPSMIIKANRLAGYEPVVKIPGLISAAFMALADSNIAFPEDMKGKRIGFYEKDAMVTQLALAELKSMGIDPAKYFKSITFYSDATAVLNALQYRLIDVGVAASPLFTAWTNRGYNLVMVLQGKGMPHLTFAVRKDFPQTQTVVQALLKAHEDPEAAEYFKFNGFTNFEPAKLSDYDELAKFLDIK, encoded by the coding sequence ATGACAGTGCGCACTCGTTTGATCGGCTTCATCCTGTTTTTGCTTGGCCTGCCCGCATGGGCGGCGGACTACTACATCCTCGGGGTGCAAGATTACGTCCGCAGTCCCATCATCGTGGTGCGGGAGTACCAGGGACTTGCCCACTACCTCGGGCGGCGGCTCGGTAAGCCGGTGCGGGTGGAGGCGGTGAAGACCTACGACGAGTACATGAAAAAGGCCGCCGCAGGGCGCTACGACTTCATGTACGCCCCGCCATCCATGATCATCAAGGCCAACCGACTCGCCGGTTACGAACCCGTGGTCAAAATTCCGGGCTTGATTTCCGCCGCTTTCATGGCCTTGGCCGATAGCAACATCGCCTTTCCGGAAGACATGAAGGGCAAGCGCATCGGCTTCTACGAGAAGGATGCCATGGTCACCCAGTTGGCCTTGGCCGAGCTCAAGTCCATGGGCATAGACCCGGCCAAGTACTTCAAGAGCATCACCTTCTACAGCGATGCCACGGCCGTGCTCAACGCCCTGCAATACCGGCTGATCGACGTGGGCGTGGCGGCAAGTCCCCTGTTCACCGCTTGGACCAACCGGGGCTACAACCTGGTGATGGTGCTCCAGGGCAAGGGCATGCCACATCTGACCTTCGCCGTGCGCAAGGATTTCCCGCAGACGCAGACCGTGGTGCAAGCCCTGCTCAAGGCGCACGAGGATCCGGAAGCGGCGGAATATTTCAAGTTCAACGGCTTCACCAACTTCGAGCCAGCCAAGCTTTCGGATTACGACGAGCTGGCCAAGTTTCTTGACATCAAGTGA
- the ubiD gene encoding 4-hydroxy-3-polyprenylbenzoate decarboxylase — translation MKYVDLRDFIAQLEARGELKRIGVEIDPHLEITEVCDRVLRAKGPALLFEKPKGHDIPVLGNLFGTPRRVALGMGQEDVSALREVGRLLAFLKEPEPPSGFKDAWDKLPLFRQVLHMAPKEVTRAPCQDIVWQGEEVDLTRLPIQTCWPGDVAPLITWGLTVTRGPHKSRQNLGIYRQQLLGRNKLIMRWLPHRGGALDFRDFVALHPGERFPVAVALGADPATLLGAVTPVPDTLSEYQFAGLLRGAKTEVVRCISCDLQVPAGAEIVLEGHIDPDETALEGPFGDHTGYYNERETFPVFTVTHMTMRREPIYHSTYTGKPPDEPAVLGMALNEVFVPLLQKQFPEITDFYLPPEGCSYRLALVSMKKQYPGHAKRVMFGVWSFLRQFMYTKFVIVVDEDIDIRDWKEVIWALTTRVDAARDTLIVENTPIDYLDFASPVSGLGSKMGVDATHKWKGETSREWGRPITRDPAVAARIDGIWKDLGL, via the coding sequence ATGAAATATGTTGATCTGCGTGACTTCATCGCACAACTGGAAGCCCGCGGCGAACTCAAGCGCATCGGCGTCGAAATCGATCCCCATCTGGAAATCACAGAAGTCTGCGATCGTGTCCTGCGCGCTAAGGGCCCAGCGTTGTTATTCGAGAAACCCAAGGGCCACGACATTCCGGTGTTGGGCAATTTGTTTGGCACGCCGCGGCGGGTGGCGCTGGGGATGGGCCAGGAGGACGTTTCGGCCTTGCGCGAGGTGGGCCGCCTGCTCGCCTTCCTCAAGGAGCCCGAGCCACCGAGCGGCTTCAAGGATGCCTGGGACAAGCTGCCTCTATTCAGACAGGTGCTCCACATGGCGCCGAAGGAAGTGACGCGCGCCCCTTGCCAGGATATCGTCTGGCAGGGGGAAGAAGTGGATCTCACGCGGCTGCCCATCCAGACCTGTTGGCCCGGCGATGTGGCGCCTCTCATCACTTGGGGCCTCACTGTCACGCGCGGTCCCCACAAGTCGCGCCAGAACCTAGGCATTTATCGCCAGCAGCTTCTAGGCCGCAACAAACTCATCATGCGTTGGCTGCCGCACCGGGGCGGGGCGCTCGACTTCCGCGATTTCGTCGCTCTTCACCCCGGCGAGCGTTTTCCCGTCGCCGTCGCCCTGGGTGCCGACCCCGCCACCCTCCTCGGCGCGGTGACACCGGTGCCGGACACGCTGTCCGAATACCAGTTCGCGGGCTTGTTGCGCGGCGCGAAGACCGAAGTGGTGCGGTGCATCAGTTGCGACCTGCAGGTGCCGGCGGGCGCGGAGATCGTTCTGGAAGGCCACATCGACCCCGACGAGACTGCGCTGGAAGGGCCTTTTGGCGATCACACCGGTTATTACAACGAGCGGGAGACTTTTCCCGTGTTCACCGTCACCCACATGACCATGCGCCGCGAGCCCATTTACCACAGCACCTACACCGGCAAGCCGCCCGATGAGCCGGCGGTGCTGGGTATGGCCCTCAACGAAGTGTTTGTGCCCCTGTTGCAGAAGCAATTTCCGGAGATCACGGATTTCTATCTGCCGCCGGAAGGCTGTAGCTACCGCTTGGCGTTGGTGAGCATGAAGAAGCAGTATCCGGGCCACGCCAAGCGGGTGATGTTTGGAGTCTGGAGTTTTCTGCGCCAGTTCATGTACACCAAGTTCGTGATCGTGGTGGACGAGGACATCGACATTCGCGACTGGAAGGAAGTGATCTGGGCCCTCACCACCCGCGTGGATGCGGCGCGCGACACCCTGATCGTGGAGAACACGCCTATCGACTACCTGGATTTCGCCAGCCCGGTGTCCGGGCTGGGCAGCAAGATGGGCGTCGACGCCACCCACAAGTGGAAGGGCGAAACCAGCCGCGAGTGGGGCAGACCCATCACCCGAGATCCCGCGGTGGCCGCTCGCATTGACGGAATCTGGAAGGATCTCGGTTTGTAA
- a CDS encoding thiazole synthase: MDDLVIAGKRYRSRLLVGTGKYKDFDETRRAVEASGAEIVTVAIRRTNIGQDAGQPSLLEVLPPSRYTYLPNTAGCYTAEDAIRTLRLARELLDGHDLVKLEVLGDPQTLYPNVVETLRAAEILVKEGFKVMVYTSDDPIVAKRLEDLGCVAIMPLASLIGSGMGILNPWNLQIIIDRISVPVIVDAGVGTASDAAIAMELGCDAVLMNTAIAAAQNPVLMASAMKKAVEAGREAYLAGRMAKKVYTASPSSPTTGIIGSTG, translated from the coding sequence ATGGACGATCTGGTCATTGCCGGTAAGCGCTATCGCTCACGCCTTTTGGTCGGTACCGGCAAATACAAGGACTTCGACGAAACCCGCCGCGCCGTGGAAGCGAGTGGCGCGGAAATCGTCACGGTGGCCATCCGCCGCACCAACATCGGCCAGGATGCGGGCCAACCCTCGCTGCTGGAGGTGCTACCCCCCTCCCGATACACCTATCTACCCAACACCGCCGGCTGCTACACGGCGGAAGACGCCATCCGTACCCTGCGCCTGGCGCGGGAACTGTTAGACGGCCACGATCTGGTCAAGCTGGAGGTGCTGGGCGATCCCCAGACCCTGTATCCCAATGTGGTGGAAACCCTGCGCGCGGCGGAGATCCTGGTGAAGGAAGGCTTCAAGGTGATGGTCTATACCTCGGACGATCCCATCGTCGCCAAGCGCTTGGAGGATCTCGGCTGCGTAGCCATCATGCCGTTGGCATCGCTCATCGGCTCCGGCATGGGCATCCTCAATCCCTGGAACCTGCAGATCATCATCGACCGCATTTCGGTGCCGGTGATCGTGGACGCGGGAGTGGGCACGGCCTCGGACGCCGCCATCGCCATGGAGCTGGGTTGTGACGCGGTGCTCATGAATACCGCCATCGCGGCCGCGCAGAACCCGGTGCTGATGGCCTCCGCCATGAAAAAGGCGGTGGAGGCCGGACGGGAGGCCTATCTCGCCGGCCGCATGGCGAAAAAAGTCTATACCGCCAGCCCCAGTTCGCCCACCACCGGCATCATCGGCAGCACCGGCTAA
- a CDS encoding DUF971 domain-containing protein — MSTQETPQPTEIKLHQKSRILEIAFSDGSRFELPCEFLRVYSPSAEVRGHGPGQEVLQVGKKNVEITAIEPVGTYAINLVFSDGHDSGIYSWSYLYDLGKNQAELWQRYLDRLAAAGASREPVAESPIPIRPKSK; from the coding sequence ATGAGCACACAGGAGACCCCGCAGCCCACCGAGATCAAGCTGCACCAGAAGTCGCGTATCCTGGAGATCGCCTTTTCCGATGGCAGCCGCTTCGAGCTGCCCTGCGAATTTTTGCGCGTGTATTCCCCTTCAGCCGAGGTCCGCGGCCATGGCCCAGGCCAGGAAGTGCTGCAGGTGGGAAAGAAAAACGTAGAGATCACCGCCATCGAGCCAGTGGGCACCTACGCCATCAACCTCGTCTTCTCCGATGGCCACGATTCCGGGATCTATTCCTGGAGCTATCTCTACGACCTGGGCAAGAATCAGGCCGAGCTGTGGCAGCGCTATCTAGACCGGCTTGCGGCTGCTGGCGCGAGCCGGGAGCCGGTGGCGGAATCGCCCATTCCCATTCGTCCCAAGTCCAAGTAA
- the ubiE gene encoding bifunctional demethylmenaquinone methyltransferase/2-methoxy-6-polyprenyl-1,4-benzoquinol methylase UbiE, which yields MAETHFGFRKVEESEKARKVAEVFHSVAQRYDLMNDLMSGGLHRLWKAFTIEQARVRPGERVLDIAGGTGDLAIAFAKRVGHSGEVWLTDINNSMLTVGRDRMLDQGLVPWAVQCDAEKLPFPDNHFDVVTVAFGLRNMTHKERALAEMQRVLRAGGRLLVLEFSRVYKPLVPLYDLYSFKVLPLLGRLVAKDAASYRYLAESIRMHPDQEAMKRMMEDAGLERVEYFNLTAGVVALHKGYKL from the coding sequence ATGGCCGAGACCCATTTCGGTTTCCGCAAGGTCGAGGAGTCGGAAAAGGCGCGCAAAGTGGCGGAGGTTTTTCACTCCGTCGCCCAGCGTTACGATCTGATGAACGATCTCATGTCCGGGGGCCTGCATCGCCTGTGGAAGGCTTTCACTATCGAGCAGGCACGGGTGCGCCCAGGCGAGCGCGTGCTGGATATCGCCGGTGGCACCGGTGATTTGGCCATCGCCTTCGCGAAACGTGTGGGGCACAGTGGCGAGGTCTGGCTCACGGACATCAACAATTCCATGCTCACCGTGGGTCGCGACCGGATGCTGGATCAGGGCCTGGTGCCGTGGGCCGTGCAGTGTGATGCGGAGAAGCTGCCCTTCCCAGACAACCATTTCGATGTGGTGACCGTGGCCTTCGGGCTGCGCAACATGACCCACAAGGAGCGTGCGCTGGCCGAGATGCAGCGCGTGCTGCGCGCCGGCGGGCGCCTGCTGGTGCTGGAATTTTCCCGCGTGTACAAGCCGCTGGTGCCGCTTTATGACCTCTACTCATTCAAGGTGCTGCCCCTCCTGGGCCGGCTGGTGGCCAAGGACGCGGCGAGCTATCGCTACCTGGCAGAGTCCATCCGTATGCATCCCGACCAGGAGGCCATGAAGCGCATGATGGAAGATGCGGGTCTTGAGCGGGTGGAGTATTTCAACCTCACCGCCGGGGTGGTGGCGCTGCACAAGGGCTACAAGCTGTGA
- the mutY gene encoding A/G-specific adenine glycosylase, with translation MASDDFATRIIAWQRRHGRHDLPWQGTRDPYRIWVSEIMLQQTQVATVIPYYQRFLARFPDVATLAATDEEAVLAHWSGLGYYARARNLHRAAQEIVAHHQGRIPADPRTLAALPGMGRSTAAAVAVFAFGTRAAILDGNVKRVLSRHAGIAGWPGDKRVEAQLWAVAEARLPQQEVGGYSQGLMDLGATICTRARPACALCPVHEDCVARHTGRTGELPSPRPRKPLPERAVAVLVLLAGDAVLLEKRPATGVWGGLWSLPEALMEEDCAQVALRLGQRPLRSRALPAFMHDFTHFRLRIEPHLVEVQPVRQVAEPGRLWLPLSELQGAALPAPVRRLLKGVAEERAWLIRS, from the coding sequence ATGGCCAGCGACGATTTCGCCACCCGCATCATCGCCTGGCAGCGCCGCCATGGCCGGCATGATCTACCCTGGCAGGGTACGCGCGATCCCTACCGAATCTGGGTGTCGGAGATCATGCTGCAGCAAACCCAGGTGGCTACGGTGATCCCCTACTACCAGCGCTTCCTGGCGCGTTTCCCGGATGTGGCGACGCTAGCCGCCACCGACGAGGAGGCGGTGCTCGCCCACTGGAGCGGACTCGGTTACTATGCGCGCGCGCGTAACCTGCACCGGGCTGCGCAGGAGATCGTGGCCCACCATCAGGGTCGGATTCCAGCCGACCCGCGCACGCTTGCCGCCCTGCCCGGTATGGGGCGTTCCACGGCGGCGGCGGTGGCGGTGTTCGCTTTTGGCACTCGTGCCGCCATCCTCGATGGCAACGTGAAGCGCGTCCTGAGCCGCCACGCGGGGATTGCGGGTTGGCCGGGCGACAAGCGGGTCGAGGCGCAATTGTGGGCCGTCGCCGAGGCACGCTTGCCGCAGCAAGAAGTGGGAGGCTACAGCCAGGGTCTGATGGATCTTGGCGCGACAATCTGTACCCGCGCGCGCCCCGCCTGTGCCCTCTGCCCCGTGCACGAGGATTGCGTGGCGCGACACACTGGGCGCACTGGTGAACTGCCGAGCCCACGCCCGCGCAAGCCCTTGCCCGAGCGGGCCGTGGCTGTGCTGGTGCTGCTCGCCGGCGATGCGGTGCTCCTGGAAAAGCGTCCAGCCACCGGGGTCTGGGGTGGACTGTGGAGCTTGCCCGAAGCCCTCATGGAGGAGGATTGCGCGCAAGTCGCGCTGCGACTGGGCCAGCGTCCCCTGCGATCAAGGGCGCTTCCCGCTTTCATGCATGACTTTACGCATTTTCGCCTCCGCATAGAGCCCCATCTCGTCGAGGTGCAGCCCGTGCGCCAAGTGGCAGAGCCTGGCAGGCTGTGGTTGCCCTTGAGTGAGCTCCAGGGGGCGGCGCTGCCGGCGCCGGTGCGCAGGCTGCTAAAGGGAGTGGCCGAGGAACGGGCATGGCTGATACGGTCCTGA
- the thiS gene encoding sulfur carrier protein ThiS: MELWVNGQAQRVPPHTTVARLIETMNLAGKRLAVERNGEIVPKSRHGDVELAPGDRLEIVVAVGGG; encoded by the coding sequence ATCGAGCTCTGGGTCAACGGCCAGGCGCAACGGGTGCCGCCCCATACCACGGTGGCGCGACTGATCGAGACCATGAACCTCGCCGGCAAACGCCTGGCGGTGGAACGCAACGGGGAAATCGTGCCCAAAAGCCGCCACGGGGACGTGGAGCTTGCGCCGGGGGACCGGCTGGAAATCGTCGTCGCCGTGGGCGGCGGTTGA
- a CDS encoding mechanosensitive ion channel family protein produces the protein MQQELDIFLASFNAVIRQLADFLPKLLVALLLLFVGWLVAKLARSAVRRLLALAHFDTLAEKTGIEEFLKHGEMQITLSGIIAEVSYWLVLFIVLVTVSNSLGLTAVAELFNRVVLYLPNIVVAVLIIIFGTLLARFINRLVFAWLRNLEIEGALTISTIAEYTVQIFAVFVALEQLAVATHLLITAFAIVFGAACLALALAFGLGGRDWAAGVIQKWASRGKKP, from the coding sequence ATGCAGCAAGAGCTCGATATTTTTCTGGCGTCCTTCAACGCGGTGATCCGCCAGCTGGCCGACTTCCTGCCCAAGCTGCTGGTCGCCCTCCTGTTGCTGTTCGTGGGCTGGCTGGTTGCGAAACTCGCCCGCAGTGCAGTGCGTCGCCTGCTTGCGCTCGCCCATTTCGATACCCTGGCGGAGAAGACCGGCATTGAGGAGTTCCTCAAGCACGGCGAGATGCAGATCACCCTGTCCGGCATCATCGCCGAGGTAAGCTACTGGCTGGTGCTGTTCATCGTATTGGTCACGGTTTCCAATAGCCTCGGTCTCACCGCGGTGGCGGAACTCTTTAACCGCGTGGTGCTCTACCTGCCCAACATCGTGGTGGCGGTGTTGATCATCATCTTCGGTACGCTGCTCGCACGCTTCATCAACCGTCTGGTCTTCGCCTGGCTGCGCAACCTGGAAATAGAGGGGGCGCTCACCATCAGCACCATCGCCGAATATACGGTGCAGATCTTCGCCGTGTTCGTCGCCCTGGAGCAGCTGGCGGTCGCCACCCATTTGCTCATCACCGCCTTTGCCATCGTGTTCGGCGCGGCATGCCTGGCGCTGGCCCTGGCCTTCGGCTTGGGCGGCCGCGACTGGGCGGCGGGTGTGATTCAGAAGTGGGCCTCGCGCGGAAAGAAGCCCTGA
- a CDS encoding AsmA family protein, translating to MPKRFKYALVFLGGLIVLFLAALALIAFTVDPNAFKPQIVKLVQEKKQRTLHIEGDVKLKLFPKLGIDLGKTRLSEHQGAGEFAALNSVRLYVAWLPLIKRELVVDKIVVEGARVHLVRNEDGTTNFDDLLSKETSQQVKFDIEGVQVSHSALSFDDRMAHRKWAISDLDVETGRIRDDTHSSIKADFKLTADNPKLAMRVDLKSGIKFALQDKHYMLDGLDLKVTGSAAGISGLELGARGDVDLRAPTQARPWEIALEGFKLTLRGKRVADTLDIALDAPRLLVTQDKAQASKLSLDAKIEQPKGTLSARLTLPDVSGSAKQFQVSQLMLEVDGRQGDSAIKGRLASPLTGSLDGQTFELAKLAANLDVANPKLAKGGIKLALAGSASLDLARKQAGASLTTQLDDSSIKAKLAVSRFDPPRLDFDIAIDQLDVDRYLPARAKTSSQEPESPIDLSALNAFDASGSIRIGSLKLANVKASNVRLDVRAGGGRVEVSPLSANLYQGTVKGTISATTTAHPRIAVQQNLSDISIGPLLRDLADKDLLQGRGTVALNVTTQGQTMSAMKKALDGMASVRLTDGAIKGVNIAALLRRAQSAFSGGVHTQSASATEQTDFSEMRASFQIHKGIAHNDDLTLKSPLLRVLGSGDIDLGAGSLDYLAKVAVVGTLEGQGGRELGQLKGVTVPLRVRGPFDALQYSLDTRSLVTESAKAKVEEKTQAIKEKAREELLKGLFGR from the coding sequence GTGCCCAAACGCTTCAAGTATGCGCTGGTTTTCCTGGGCGGCCTTATCGTGCTGTTCCTGGCCGCGTTGGCGCTGATCGCCTTCACCGTGGATCCCAATGCCTTCAAGCCCCAAATCGTGAAGCTCGTGCAGGAGAAGAAGCAACGTACCCTGCACATCGAAGGCGACGTCAAGCTGAAACTATTTCCCAAGCTGGGGATAGACCTGGGCAAGACCCGCCTGTCGGAACACCAGGGAGCGGGCGAATTCGCGGCGTTAAACAGCGTGCGTCTTTACGTCGCCTGGTTGCCGCTCATCAAGAGGGAGCTCGTGGTGGACAAGATCGTGGTGGAGGGCGCGCGCGTCCATCTGGTGCGTAACGAAGATGGCACGACCAATTTCGACGACTTGCTCTCCAAGGAGACGTCGCAGCAGGTGAAATTCGACATCGAGGGCGTGCAGGTGAGCCACAGCGCACTCAGCTTCGACGACCGCATGGCCCACCGCAAGTGGGCTATCAGCGATCTCGATGTCGAAACCGGGCGCATTCGTGACGACACCCACAGCAGCATCAAAGCCGATTTCAAGCTCACGGCGGACAATCCCAAGCTTGCCATGCGCGTGGACCTGAAAAGCGGCATCAAGTTTGCGCTGCAAGACAAGCATTACATGCTGGATGGGCTGGACCTCAAGGTGACCGGTAGCGCGGCCGGCATCAGCGGTCTCGAATTGGGCGCTCGCGGCGATGTGGATTTGCGGGCGCCGACGCAGGCACGCCCCTGGGAAATCGCGCTCGAGGGTTTCAAGCTCACGCTCAGAGGCAAGCGCGTCGCGGACACGCTCGACATTGCGCTCGATGCTCCTCGGCTGCTCGTGACCCAGGACAAGGCGCAAGCCAGCAAACTGAGCCTCGATGCGAAGATCGAACAGCCCAAGGGCACCCTGTCGGCGCGGCTTACCCTGCCTGACGTGAGCGGCAGCGCGAAGCAATTCCAAGTCAGTCAACTGATGCTGGAGGTAGACGGCAGACAGGGCGACAGCGCCATCAAGGGCCGGCTCGCAAGCCCGCTAACTGGCAGCCTAGATGGGCAGACCTTCGAGCTAGCGAAGCTTGCGGCGAATCTGGACGTCGCCAACCCGAAACTTGCCAAGGGCGGCATCAAGCTCGCCCTCGCGGGCAGCGCCAGTTTAGACCTGGCCAGAAAGCAGGCCGGGGCCAGTCTCACGACCCAGCTCGACGACAGCAGCATTAAGGCGAAACTCGCGGTGAGCCGCTTTGACCCGCCACGGCTCGATTTCGACATCGCCATCGATCAACTCGACGTGGATCGCTACCTGCCGGCCAGGGCTAAAACCAGCAGCCAGGAGCCGGAAAGCCCGATCGATCTTTCTGCGCTGAACGCCTTCGACGCCAGCGGCAGCATCCGCATCGGCAGCCTCAAGCTGGCCAACGTCAAGGCCAGTAACGTGCGCCTGGACGTGCGGGCCGGCGGCGGGCGAGTGGAGGTGAGCCCGCTGTCGGCCAATCTGTATCAGGGCACCGTCAAAGGCACCATTTCGGCTACCACCACCGCCCATCCGCGTATTGCCGTGCAGCAAAACCTCTCCGACATCAGCATCGGTCCCCTGTTGCGGGATCTCGCCGACAAGGATCTGCTCCAAGGTCGCGGGACTGTGGCGCTCAACGTTACGACCCAAGGCCAAACCATGAGCGCCATGAAGAAGGCATTGGACGGTATGGCGAGCGTGAGGCTGACCGACGGCGCCATCAAGGGCGTGAATATCGCTGCTCTGCTGCGCCGGGCTCAATCGGCTTTCAGCGGCGGCGTCCACACCCAGAGCGCGAGTGCCACGGAGCAGACAGATTTCTCCGAGATGCGAGCCAGTTTCCAGATCCACAAGGGGATTGCCCACAACGACGATCTCACGCTCAAGTCGCCGCTGTTGCGGGTGTTGGGAAGTGGCGACATCGACCTGGGTGCCGGCAGCCTGGACTACCTGGCCAAGGTGGCGGTGGTGGGCACGCTGGAAGGCCAGGGCGGGCGGGAACTGGGGCAACTGAAGGGCGTGACCGTGCCGCTGCGGGTACGCGGCCCCTTTGACGCGCTGCAATACAGTCTGGATACACGGTCTCTGGTCACGGAATCGGCCAAGGCAAAGGTCGAGGAGAAAACGCAGGCGATCAAGGAAAAGGCCCGGGAGGAGTTGTTGAAGGGCCTGTTCGGGCGCTGA
- the recG gene encoding ATP-dependent DNA helicase RecG has product MGGGERTERIETGQDVPDAVIHGVPKAIRDKLAKLGITRDFDLILHLPLRYVDETHLYPIREAPLHHTVQVEGVVVQAEVRFRPRRQLVCLIEDATGSLYLRLIHFYPNQVKALQTGARVRLLGEIRQGFLGLEMVHPQFRVVKEAAPLKENLTPVYPTTAGLSQASLRALVAKALARADLADTLPEGVRRELELMEFSAAVRYLHEPPPDASLAGLEARDHPAWQRLKFDELLAQQLSMRRHAQLRRSRGAPVLNRQGELTARLRARLPFRLTAAQERVVAEIARDLAQPHPMHRLLQGDVGSGKTVVAALACAQAMDSGWQAAVMAPTEILAEQHYRKLADWFEPLGVRVAWLSASVSRKERAEWLRLIAQGEAPLAVGTHALFQEEVEFARLGLAVVDEQHRFGVAQRLALHNKGMNPHQLMMSATPIPRTLAMSYYADLDLSVIDELPPGRTPVLTKLVDESRRDEVIARIRAACREGRQAYWVCPLVEESEKLQLKAAQATYASLAASFPELRVGLVHGRMGVREKAEVMEAFKAGAIDLLVATTVIEVGVDVPNASLMVIEHAERMGLSQLHQLRGRVGRGAAASVCILLYQQPLSETARARLKIIYESADGFEIARQDLALRGPGEFLGARQSGLPMLRIADPTADEALMQAARDLAPRLLKRHPEAVERHLSRWLPQAEEYMKA; this is encoded by the coding sequence GTGGGCGGGGGCGAGCGCACAGAACGGATCGAGACGGGCCAGGACGTACCGGATGCCGTCATCCATGGCGTGCCCAAGGCGATCCGCGATAAGCTCGCCAAACTTGGGATCACGCGCGACTTCGATCTCATCCTGCACTTGCCGCTGCGCTATGTGGACGAGACTCACCTCTATCCCATCCGCGAAGCGCCGCTCCACCACACCGTGCAGGTGGAAGGCGTGGTGGTTCAGGCCGAGGTGCGTTTCAGGCCGCGCCGCCAGCTGGTTTGTCTGATCGAGGATGCCACGGGCAGCCTCTACCTGCGCCTCATCCACTTCTACCCCAACCAAGTGAAGGCTCTGCAAACGGGCGCGCGCGTGCGCTTGCTGGGGGAGATACGCCAGGGTTTTCTTGGATTGGAAATGGTCCATCCCCAGTTCCGCGTGGTGAAGGAAGCCGCGCCACTCAAGGAGAATCTGACGCCGGTGTATCCCACCACGGCGGGACTGTCCCAGGCCAGCCTACGTGCGCTGGTGGCCAAGGCCCTTGCCCGTGCCGATCTCGCCGATACCCTGCCGGAGGGCGTACGGCGCGAGCTTGAGCTAATGGAATTCAGCGCGGCCGTGCGCTATCTACACGAGCCGCCACCCGACGCCTCGCTGGCGGGCTTGGAAGCGCGCGACCATCCCGCCTGGCAGCGTCTCAAATTCGACGAGCTCTTGGCCCAGCAGCTTTCCATGCGGCGCCATGCCCAGCTTAGGCGTAGCCGCGGCGCTCCCGTGCTTAACCGGCAAGGTGAATTGACCGCCCGTCTGCGCGCGCGACTGCCCTTTCGACTCACCGCGGCCCAAGAGCGGGTGGTGGCCGAGATCGCTCGGGATTTGGCCCAACCCCATCCCATGCACCGGCTGCTGCAGGGGGACGTGGGCAGCGGCAAGACCGTGGTGGCTGCCCTGGCCTGTGCCCAGGCCATGGACAGCGGCTGGCAGGCGGCGGTGATGGCCCCCACGGAGATCCTTGCCGAACAACACTACCGCAAGCTGGCTGACTGGTTCGAGCCGCTCGGGGTGCGCGTGGCCTGGCTGTCGGCGAGCGTCTCCCGGAAGGAGCGGGCGGAATGGTTGCGCCTCATCGCGCAGGGTGAGGCGCCGCTGGCGGTGGGCACGCATGCGTTGTTCCAGGAAGAGGTGGAGTTCGCCCGCCTGGGGCTGGCGGTGGTGGATGAGCAACATCGCTTCGGAGTCGCCCAGCGTCTTGCGCTGCACAACAAAGGGATGAACCCCCATCAGCTGATGATGAGTGCCACGCCCATTCCGCGCACCTTGGCCATGAGCTATTACGCCGATCTGGATCTCTCCGTGATCGACGAGCTGCCACCGGGGCGCACGCCTGTATTGACCAAACTGGTGGACGAGTCCCGCCGCGATGAGGTGATCGCCCGCATCCGTGCCGCCTGCCGTGAAGGTCGCCAGGCTTACTGGGTCTGCCCGCTGGTGGAGGAATCGGAAAAACTCCAGCTAAAGGCCGCCCAGGCCACCTATGCCAGCCTAGCGGCCAGCTTCCCGGAGCTTCGGGTGGGGCTGGTGCATGGGCGCATGGGGGTGCGGGAAAAGGCGGAGGTGATGGAAGCCTTCAAGGCCGGTGCCATCGACCTGTTGGTGGCCACCACTGTGATCGAAGTGGGCGTGGACGTGCCCAATGCCTCCCTGATGGTGATCGAGCACGCCGAGCGCATGGGGCTTTCGCAACTGCACCAGCTACGCGGCCGGGTGGGAAGGGGGGCGGCGGCCAGCGTCTGCATTCTGCTCTATCAGCAACCCCTGTCGGAAACCGCGCGGGCGAGGCTAAAGATCATCTACGAATCTGCCGATGGTTTCGAAATCGCTCGTCAGGATCTCGCCCTGCGCGGGCCGGGAGAGTTCCTGGGGGCGCGCCAGAGCGGCCTGCCCATGCTGCGCATCGCCGATCCGACTGCCGATGAGGCCCTGATGCAGGCGGCGCGGGATCTCGCCCCCCGTCTGCTTAAGCGCCACCCGGAAGCGGTGGAGCGGCATCTTTCGCGCTGGTTGCCCCAGGCCGAGGAATACATGAAAGCCTAG